One genomic segment of Coffea arabica cultivar ET-39 chromosome 6e, Coffea Arabica ET-39 HiFi, whole genome shotgun sequence includes these proteins:
- the LOC113696786 gene encoding uncharacterized protein, producing MADDLADIMQNFDLSSAELQATSLGSEEIVGGISECKISLTGKVMGEKFSKYTGVKNFVIIAWSYPRELRVVELGPNKFQFIIPDERDRERTLNGGPWLLDNELLVLNEWYERIEEDDKVFCLAPLWIQVWNLPVHWMSKEAGKKIGSIFHQVREVIVPQTGGKEGRHLKLLVVVNICQPLLRGTIVKVGEATKWVSFKYERCPDFCYNCGIIRHSKRTCNKQTPSGMGKKDNQYGPWLRVGNPRNST from the coding sequence ATGGCGGATGATTTGGCTGATATTATGCAAAACTTTGACCTATCGAGTGCAGAACTCCAAGCAACTAGCCTGGGTTCTGAGGAGATAGTAGGAGGGATAAGTGAATGCAAAATAAGTCTGACAGGGAAAGTTATGGGGGAGAAATTCTCTAAATACACGGGGGTCAAAAACTTTGTGATAATAGCATGGTCTTACCCAAGAGAATTGAGAGTGGTGGAACTTGGTCCGAATAAGTTTCAGTTTATTATACCAGATGAGAGAGACAGGGAGAGGACTTTGAATGGGGGACCTTGGTTACTGGATAACGAACTTCTGGTGCTAAATGAATGGTATGAAAGAATAGAAGAGGATGATAAGGTATTCTGCCTAGCACCCTTATGGATCCAAGTATGGAACTTGCCTGTTCATTGGATGTCGAAAGAGGCAGGGAAGAAGATAGGTTCAATCTTTCACCAGGTACGAGAGGTGATAGTCCCCCAGACAGGGGGTAAAGAAGGGAGACACTTGAAACTCCTAGTAGTTGTTAACATTTGCCAACCACTGCTGAGAGGTACCATTGTCAAAGTTGGAGAAGCAACTAAATGGGTTAGTTTTAAATATGAAAGATGCCCTGATTTTTGCTACAATTGTGGAATTATAAGACATAGTAAAAGAACATGCAATAAGCAAACCCCTTCTGGCATGGGGAAGAAGGACAATCAATATGGTCCATGGCTAAGAGTTGGTAACCCAAGGAACTCAACATAG